Proteins encoded together in one Paracidovorax wautersii window:
- a CDS encoding RcnB family protein: MTLSLRTSRYAGAALAVALALAATASNAQPRPNNDHRGPPAHAHQPAHKPAQKHAERALHPPGHGGAKAAHAHRGRGAGPEHAFHKGGRLPSHYRSPQYVVNDWRGHHLAAPPRGHHWVQTGSDYVLVAVATGVIAQIVLH; this comes from the coding sequence ATGACCCTCTCGCTTCGCACCAGCCGATATGCCGGTGCTGCCCTGGCGGTGGCCCTTGCCCTGGCCGCCACGGCCAGCAACGCACAGCCCCGGCCGAACAACGATCACCGGGGGCCGCCAGCCCATGCGCACCAACCGGCACACAAGCCGGCCCAGAAACATGCCGAGCGCGCTCTGCATCCGCCGGGCCACGGCGGCGCCAAGGCGGCGCACGCCCACCGCGGGCGCGGGGCCGGGCCAGAGCATGCGTTCCACAAAGGCGGGCGGCTGCCCAGCCACTACCGCAGCCCGCAGTACGTGGTGAACGACTGGCGCGGCCACCATCTGGCTGCACCGCCGCGTGGCCACCACTGGGTGCAGACCGGCTCGGACTACGTGCTGGTGGCGGTCGCCACGGGCGTGATCGCGCAGATCGTGCTGCATTGA
- a CDS encoding RcnB family protein → MLLSRLFSRGMLAACMAAALGATAVGAQAQPRDHRNEGRHEGRHEGRHEGRHDGRHGGRHDARHDDRRHDDRRHARPHDHRGPPGYHPGYRPGPPPGARPPGHRPPQHFHGGRGAGPSHNWYRGGHVPPAYRSRHYVVSDWRHHHLAPPPRGYHWVQYGGDYVMIAIGSGLIAQIVLSN, encoded by the coding sequence ATGCTTTTATCTCGCCTTTTTTCCCGCGGCATGCTGGCCGCGTGCATGGCTGCCGCGCTGGGCGCCACCGCCGTTGGCGCGCAGGCCCAGCCGCGCGACCACCGCAACGAAGGGCGCCATGAAGGGCGCCATGAAGGGCGCCATGAAGGGCGTCATGACGGCCGGCACGGCGGCCGCCACGATGCGCGCCATGACGACCGCCGGCATGACGACCGGCGCCATGCGCGGCCCCATGACCACCGCGGTCCGCCGGGCTACCACCCCGGCTACCGGCCCGGTCCGCCTCCCGGCGCCCGCCCGCCGGGGCACCGGCCGCCGCAGCACTTCCACGGCGGCCGCGGCGCCGGGCCGTCGCACAACTGGTACCGGGGCGGCCATGTGCCGCCGGCCTACCGCTCGCGCCACTATGTGGTGAGCGACTGGCGCCACCACCATCTGGCGCCACCGCCCCGCGGCTACCACTGGGTGCAGTACGGCGGCGACTACGTGATGATCGCCATCGGCTCGGGGCTGATCGCGCAGATCGTCCTGAGCAACTGA